One region of Quercus lobata isolate SW786 chromosome 2, ValleyOak3.0 Primary Assembly, whole genome shotgun sequence genomic DNA includes:
- the LOC115969571 gene encoding probable magnesium transporter NIPA9, with product MWESILLTLAATAGNNIGKVLQKKGTVILPPLSFKFKVIRAYAFNKSWLVGFLMDIFGAMLMLRALSQAPVSVIQPVSGCGLAILSIFSHFYLKEVMNAIDWMGITLAGIGTIGVGAGGEEQDATSISILHLPWLAFIVAILFVLLNGWLRIYRRQRREQEMIEFEVVEEIIYGLESGILFGMASVISKMGFVFFEQGFHSMLVPICISISVCCSGTGFYYQTRGLKHGRAIVVSTCAAVASIVTGVLAGMLALGERLPSAPTARFSLLLGWLLIMLGVILLVTSTRLLRHLPRPLRDFIQSGVDRNFNLRRSGSARVRDTNPSAVIQAATLHSLISSPSKEKA from the exons ATGTGGGAATCGATTCTTTTAACGTTAGCAGCAACCGCCGGAAACAACATCGGCAAAGTTCTTCAGAAAAAGGGCACCGTCATTCTTCCTCCACTCTCTTTCAAGTTCAAg GTGATAAGGGCATATGCTTTCAACAAATCTTGGTTGGTTGGTTTTCTAATGGATATCTTTGGAGCAATGTTGATGTTGAGGGCACTCTCTCAAGCTCCT GTATCTGTCATCCAACCAGTTTCTGGCTGTGGACTTGCTATTCTTTCTATCTTTTCGCATTTTTACCTAAAGGAAGTCATGAATGCTATTGACTGGATGGGGATTACTTTGGCGGGTATTGGTACCATAG GAGTCGGTGCTGGAGGTGAGGAGCAAGATGCTACTTCcatatctattttacatttacCATGGCTGGCATTCATTGTTGCCATCTTGTTT GTACTTCTTAATGGATGGCTTCGGATTTACAGACGCCAACGAAGAGAACAGGAGATG ATAGAATttgaagttgttgaagaaattATATATGGCTTGGAATCTGGCATTTTGTTTGG GATGGCATCTGTAATATCAAAGATgggatttgtattttttgagcAGGGCTTCCATAGCATGCTGGTACCGATCTGCATATCAATCAGTGTATGTTGTAGCGGTACAGGATTTTATTATCAG ACTCGTGGTCTAAAGCATGGGAGAGCAATTGTAGTATCCACATGTGCAGCTGTTGCATCAATTGTGACTGGTGTTCTTGCTGGTATGCTGGCATTAGGTGAACGACTGCCTTCAGCACCAACAGCTCGTTTTTCACTTCTGCTTGGATG GTTACTCATTATGTTGGGCGTGATTTTACTTGTGACTTCAACGCGGCTGCTTAGACACCTTCCACGGCCATTACGTGATTTTATTCAAAGTGGTGTTGACAGGAATTTCAACCTTAGACGATCCGGATCTGCCCGTGTTAGGGATACAAACCCAAGTGCTGTTATCCAGGCAGCAACATTACATTCTTTGATATCATCCCCTTCTAAAGAGAAGGCTTGA
- the LOC115969448 gene encoding eukaryotic initiation factor 4A-11, producing the protein MAALTPEGSQFDARQYDAKMSELLGTDGQEFFTSYDEVFESFDAMGLQENLLRGIYAYGFEKPSAIQQRGIVPFCKGLDVIQQAQSGTGKTATFCSGILQQLDYGLVECQALVLAPTRELAQQIEKVMRALGDYLGVKVHACVGGTSVREDQRILSAGVHVVVGTPGRVFDMLRRQSLRPDYIKMFVLDEADEMLSRGFKDQIYDIFQLLPPKIQVGVFSATMPPEALEITRKFMNKPVRILVKRDELTLEGIKQFHVNVEKEEWKLETLCDLYETLAITQSVIFVNTRRKVDWLTDKMRSRDHTVSATHGDMDQNTRDIIMREFRSGSSRVLITTDLLARGIDVQQVSLVINYDLPTQPENYLHRIGRSGRFGRKGVAINFVTKDDERMLFDIQKFYNVVIEELPANVADLL; encoded by the exons ATGGCTGCTTTGACACCAGAGGGATCACAATTTGATGCTCGTCAATATGATGCTAAAATGAGTGAATT ATTGGGTACTGATGGGCAAGAGTTCTTCACGTCATATGATGAAGTTTTTGAGAGTTTTGATGCTATGGGGTTGCAAGAGAACCTCCTAAGAGGAATCTATGCTTATG GTTTTGAGAAGCCCTCTGCAATTCAGCAAAGGGGGATTGTTCCTTTCTGCAAGGGACTTGATGTGATTCAACAAGCACAGTCTGGAACTGGAAAAACTGCTACTTTTTGCTCTGGAATTTTGCAGCAGCTTGACTATGGCTTGGTTGAATGCCAAGCATTAGTTCTTGCTCCCACTAGAGAGCTTGCTCAACAGATTGAGAAGGTCATGCGGGCCCTCGGTGACTATTTGGGTGTCAAGGTTCATGCCTGTGTTGGTGGAACTAGTGTCCGTGAGGATCAACGAATTCTTTCTGCTGGGGTCCATGTTGTTGTTGGTACCCCAGGTCGTGTGTTTGACATGCTACGGAGGCAATCACTTCGCCCTGATTACATTAAGATGTTTGTGTTAGATGAAGCAGATGAAATGCTTTCACGAGGGTTCAAGGATCAG ATCTATGATATCTTCCAGCTGCTGCCACCAAAAATTCAGGTTGGGGTTTTCTCTGCCACAATGCCACCTGAGGCCCTTGAGATCACGAGGAAGTTCATGAATAAACCTGTGAGGATTCTTGTTAAACGTGATGAGCTAACCCTTGAGGGTATCAAGCAATTCCATGTTAATGTTGAAAAGGAGGAATGGAAGCTCGAGACTCTCTGTGATCTTTATGAAACCTTGGCAATCACACAAAGTGTCATTTTTGTGAACACCAGGCGCAAGGTTGATTGGCTGACAGACAAGATGCGCAGCCGTGATCATACAGTGTCTGCCACCCACGGAGACATGGACCAAAACACAAGGGACATCATCATGCGGGAATTCCGGTCTGGGTCTTCTCGTGTTCTCATCACTACTGATCTCTTGGCCAGGGGTATTGATGTCCAGCAAGTCTCTCTTGTGATAAATTATGATCTTCCAACTCAGCCAGAGAACTACCTCCATCGAATTGGTCGTAGTGGAAGGTTTGGGAGGAAGGGTGTTGCCATcaattttgtgaccaaggatgATGAGAGGATGCTCTTTGACATCCAAAAGTTCTACAATGTGGTGATTGAGGAGCTGCCAGCAAATGTTGCTGATCTCCTTTGA
- the LOC115969633 gene encoding cytokinin riboside 5'-monophosphate phosphoribohydrolase LOG8, translating into MEEGNTKSKFRRVCVFCGSNSGHRKVFSDAALELGNELVKRRIDLVYGGGSVGLMGLISQTVYDGGCHVLGVIPTALMPLEISGQTVGEVRTVTDMHERKAAMAREADAFIALPGGYGTMEELLEMITWAQLGIHKKPVGLLNVDGYYNCLLALFDNGVEEGFIKPGARHIVVSAPTAKELIMKMEQYTPFHEHVAPHESWQMEQLGNYPGKENAQ; encoded by the exons ATGGAAGAAGGCAATACAAAAAGCAAGTTCAGGAGGGTTTGTGTTTTCTGTGGGAGCAACTCCGGCCACAGAAAAGTCTTCAGTGATGCCGCTCTTGAATTAGGCAATGAactg GTGAAGAGGAGGATAGACTTGGTGTATGGTGGAGGAAGTGTTGGGTTGATGGGTTTGATATCTCAGACAGTGTATGATGGAGGTTGCCACGTTCTCGG GGTCATTCCAACAGCTCTCATGCCTCTTGAG ATATCTGGTCAAACTGTTGGAGAAGTAAGAACTGTTACAGACATGCATGAGCGTAAAGCTGCAATGGCTCGAGAAGCTGATGCCTTTATTGCTCTTCCTG GAGGATATGGAACTATGGAAGAGTTGTTGGAGATGATAACGTGGGCCCAACTCGGAATTCATAAGAAACCA GTTGGTCTGCTAAATGTTGATGGGTACTATAATTGCTTGCTGGCATTATTTGACAATGGCGTTGAAGAAGGATTCATCAAACCAGGTGCTCGGCATATAGTTGTCTCTGCTCCAACTGCCAAAGAACTAATTATGAAGATGGAG CAATATACTCCTTTCCATGAACATGTTGCTCCTCATGAAAGCTGGCAGATGGAGCAACTTGGTAATTATCCAGGAAAAGAAAATGCACAGTGA
- the LOC115974443 gene encoding uncharacterized protein LOC115974443 produces MGDYNRSDEYGNGNMQMESYYGPPPPRPATSYELRSYSASYAQTQMANYNNKNRDLKLKKGKSASANSWAFGDPEFQRKKRVASYKMYSVEGKVKGSLRRSFRWLKHRYTQVVYGWW; encoded by the coding sequence ATGGGAGACTACAACAGATCAGACGAATATGGGAATGGGAATATGCAGATGGAGAGCTATTATGGGCCACCGCCACCCAGACCGGCCACTTCTTATGAACTCAGGTCCTACAGTGCCTCCTATGCACAGACCCAGATGGCcaactacaacaacaaaaataggGACTTGAAGCTCAAGAAAGGGAAGAGTGCTTCTGCAAACTCTTGGGCTTTTGGTGACCCTGAGTTTCAGAGGAAGAAGAGGGTTGCTAGCTATAAGATGTACTCTGTGGAAGGCAAAGTTAAGGGCTCCTTGAGGAGAAGCTTCAGGTGGCTTAAACATAGGTACACCCAAGTGGTTTATGGCTGGTGGTGA